A stretch of Gasterosteus aculeatus chromosome 4, fGasAcu3.hap1.1, whole genome shotgun sequence DNA encodes these proteins:
- the LOC120817154 gene encoding bromodomain-containing protein 1 isoform X1: protein MTSGVTPTRSARMKKKARQHRVAVPQRPPSPIKPSPNKQILTYAQAQRMVEFAVDGRLHRISIYDQLDVVSDDDPMVQEMMECTSNKENAEKPPQQVLVRSVRLKNNQEKRNAALGINAHGEGGGHQAASNAAPKLQEPKFRTVEYNLPAVPKPSAAFYKYAEKTEEELDEETEYDMDEEDYAWLDLVNDKRRSEGVSQVSHNVFEFLVDRFEKELHLESLDQSGEKQAPVDEDAVCCICGDGECHNGNAILFCDLCNAAVHQECYGVPYIPEGQWLCRHCLQAPARPADCILCPNKGGAVKKTDDGRWGHVVCALWVPEVGFSNTTFIEPIDGVGQIPPARWKLTCYLCKEKGVGACIQCHRANCYTAFHVSCAQKAGLFMKMEPIKDVTDAGEPTFSVKKTAYCGAHTPSGCVRRPLTIYDAGKPRNGLCKKVDKGRAVGKRQSKGKKKSSKRPEPEPEAAILAAVPSFPVHRLQTILNQVSVQKKRAFVELVLNYWTLKRQSRNGLPLIRCLQTSMLSQKNAQPVCSSRQCEEESRALKDQLKEWHRLRHDLERARLLLELIRKREKLKREEIKLQETLLEMQLSPFSILLRALLDQLQTKDQAKIFTQAVDVDEVPDYLDHIKHPMDFSTMRQRIDTQAYNNFDQFENDFNLIVDNCMKYNSKDTYFYRAAVRLRDQGGSLLRKARRDVEKIGFDSESGVHLAEAPEIKAPTSFSWEDVDRLLAPANRQHLPLDQQLQQLLEKFDLTCSMKSSPSRSKRLKLLKKTINDVRNEMSLKRVLPSGHHHHHHHHHHHHQHHHHHHHSTPSTSSCSSSAVSHPVLSTPKEEGTKLNGHFPDDEVDKSLPPKLEPSDSIPPLIHSGTDPGPPTLRPVDAAPDCEDGHPSGFAKFDGEAPELLCSTPSRLNGHSLDGLRASLLDGDVSVVATSTLAEPACSVNRRTAVLFRKSKAAGPHKLPARSRAGEGLGGADGKGPPSTQEGEEKEKEEEKEQEAGEGAQLGFLSVVIPRLETLLHSKKRKHGSGGSSRDSKEEEAEEQRGEGEQEEEGESPVKRLDTGLSSGFLEVVEEEEPVGSNGAGRATEPRRRCASESSISSCSSLPGSTSTVLSLPKCGKGKPALVRRNTVDDKSELIACIETGNFAKAARIAAEVGNSNIWMPASAATVALEPLKLVWAKCSGYPSYPALIVDPHMPRVGCQHNGVSIPMPPMDVLRIGEQMQYKAEENLYLVLFFDNKRSWQWLPRSKMVPLGMDKTIDKIKMMEGRTSSIRKAVQVAYSRAINHLSIVQDEPVSDLSDVD, encoded by the exons AGGCGCAGCGCATGGTGGAGTTCGCCGTCGACGGCCGCCTCCATCGGATCAGCATCTACGACCAGCTGGACGTGGTCTCGGACGACGACCCCATGGTGCAGGAGATGATGGAGTGCACCAGCAATAAGGAGAACGCGGAGAAACCACCGCAGCAGGTCCTCGTGAGGTCAGTCCGgctaaaaaacaaccaggaGAAGCGAAACGCTGCCCTGGGCATCAACGCTCACGGAGAGGGAGGCGGACACCAGGCGGCCAGCAATGCCGCTCCGAAGCTTCAAGAGCCCAAATTCCGCACGGTGGAATACAACCTACCCGCGGTTCCTAAACCCTCAGCTGCCTTTTACAAATATGCAGAGAAGACTGAGGAGGAACTGGATGAGGAGACAGAGTACGACATGGACGAGGAAGACTACGCCTGGCTGGACTTGGTCAACGACAAGCGGAGAAGCGAAGGCGTCAGTCAGGTTTCCCACAACGTCTTCGAGTTCCTCGTCGACCGCTTCGAGAAAGAGCTGCACCTGGAGAGCCTGGACCAGAGCGGCGAGAAGCAAGCGCCCGTGGACGAGGACGCCGTCTGCTGCATCTGCGGCGACGGCGAGTGCCACAACGGCAACGCCATCCTGTTTTGCGACCTGTGCAACGCGGCGGTGCACCAGGAGTGCTACGGCGTGCCCTACATCCCCGAGGGCCAGTGGCTGTGCAGGCACTGCCTCCAGGCGCCCGCGCGGCCCGCCGACTGCATCCTCTGCCCCAACAAGGGCGGCGCGGTGAAGAAGACGGACGACGGCCGCTGGGGCCACGTGGTGTGCGCCCTCTGGGTCCCCGAGGTGGGCTTCTCCAACACCACCTTCATCGAGCCCATCGACGGCGTCGGCCAAATCCCCCCGGCGCGCTGGAAGCTCACCTGCTACCTGTGCAAGGAGAAGGGCGTCGGCGCGTGCATCCAGTGCCACCGGGCCAACTGTTACACCGCCTTCCACGTCAGCTGCGCCCAGAAGGCCGGCCTCTTCATGAAGATGGAGCCGATCAAAGATGTGACGGACGCCGGGGAGCCCACGTTCTCGGTGAAAAAGACGGCCTACTGCGGAGCTCACACCCCCAGCGGGTGCGTCAGGAGGCCGCTGACCATCTACGACGCCGGCAAACCCAGAAACGGACTGTGTAAGAAGGTGGACAAAGGGCGCGCCGTCGGTAAGCGGCAGTccaaaggaaagaagaagagcagcaagAGGCCCGAGCCTGAACCCGAAGCCGCGATCCTCGCCGCTGTGCCTTCGTTTCCTGTTCACAG GTTACAGACCATTCTGAACCAGGTGTCGGTTCAGAAGAAGAGGGCGTTTGTGGAGCTGGTCCTAAATTACTGGACATTAAAGAGGCAGTCCAGGAACGGGCTTCCCCTCATCAGATGCCTTCAGACCAGCATGCTGTCTCAGAAGAATGCGCAACCGGTTTGTTCATCT CGGCAGtgcgaggaggagagcagggccCTGAAGGACCAGCTGAAGGAGTGGCACCGCCTCCGACACGACCTGGAGAGAGcccggctgctgctggagctgatccGCAAGAGGGAGAAGCTCAAGAGGGAAGAG ATCAAACTGCAGGAGACCCTCCTAGAGATGCAGTTGAGTCCCTTCAGCATATTGCTCAGAGCCCTGTTGGACCAGCTGCAGACAAAAGACCAAGCCAAGATCTTCACCCAGGCGGTGGATGTCGATGAG GTCCCCGACTACCTCGACCACATCAAGCACCCAATGGACTTCTCCACCATGCGGCAGCGCATCGACACACAGGCCTACAACAACTTTGACCAGTTTGAGAACGACTTCAACCTCATAGTTGACAATTGCATGAAATATAACTCAAAGGACACCTATTTCTACCGGGCCGCTGTTCGCCTCCGAGACCAGGGCGGGTCCCTGCTCAGAAAGGCCCGGCGAGACGTGGAGAAAATCGGCTTTGACTCGGAGAGCGGAGTGCACCTGGCCGAAGCGCCGGAAATCAAGGCGCCAACATCCTTTTCTTGGGAGGACG TGGACCGCCTACTGGCGCCGGCCAATCGGCAGCACCTGCCTCTggaccagcagctgcagcagctcctggagAAGTTTGACCTGACCTGCTCCATGAAGTCCAGCCCCTCTCGCAGCAAGCGCCTGAAGCTACTCAAAAAGACCATCAACGACGTGCGCAACGAAATGAGCCTAAAGAGAGTCCTGCCCTccggccaccaccaccaccaccaccatcatcaccaccaccaccaacaccaccatcaccaccaccattcGACTCCTTCCACTTCGTCATGCTCCTCATCAGCTGTCTCACACCCGGTGTTGAGTACACCAAAAGAAGAGGGAACGAAGCTCAATGGACATTTTCCAGATGACGAGG TAGACAAGTCTCTTCCTCCCAAGCTGGAGCCTTCGGACTCCATCCCCCCACTCATCCACTCGGGCACCGACCCCGGGCCCCCCACCCTCAGACCCGTCGACGCCGCCCCGGACTGCGAGGACGGGCACCCGAGCGGCTTCGCCAAGTTCGATGGGGAGGCGCCCGAGCTGCTGTGCTCCACCCCCTCCCGCCTCAATGGCCACTCCCTCGACGGCCTCCGGGCCTCGCTGCTGGACGGGGACGTCAGCGTGGTCGCCACGTCGACCCTGGCGGAGCCCGCGTGCAGCGTTAACCGCCGGACAGCCGTGCTCTTCCGCAAGTCGAAGGCCGCCGGCCCCCACAAGCTGCCCGCGAGGAGCAGGGCTGGCGAGGGGCTCGGCGGAGCCGACGGGAAGGGGCCCCCCTCCacgcaggagggggaggagaaggagaaggaggaggaaaaggagcagGAGGCTGGGGAAGGCGCGCAGCTGGGCTTCCTGTCCGTGGTCATACCCAGGCTGGAGACGCTGCTGCACAGCAAGAAGAGGAAGCacggcagcggcggcagcagccgGGACAgcaaggaggaagaggcggaggagcagcgaggagagggggagcaggaagaagagggggagtCGCCCGTGAAGCGGCTCGACACCG GCTTGTCGAGCGGTTTCCTGGAGGtggtcgaggaggaggagccggtcGGCTCCAACGGGGCCGGTCGAGCCACCGAGCCGCGGAGGCGCTGCGCCTCGGAGTCGTCCATCTCCTCGTGCAGCAGCCTGCCGGGAAGCACCAG CACTGTTCTCAGCCTTCCAAAATGTGGGAAGGGGAAACCAGCCCTGGTCCGGAGGAACACTGTGGACGATAAGAGCGAATTAATCGCCTGCATCGAAACCGGGAACTTTGCAAAAGCTGCTCGAATCGCTGCCG AGGTTGGCAACAGCAATATTTGGATGCCCGCTAGTGCCGCAACAGTTGCATTGGAACCCCTGAAGCTAGTTTGGGCCAAATGTAGTGGATACCCTTCCTACCCGGCCTTG ATCGTCGACCCGCACATGCCGCGCGTGGGCTGCCAGCACAACGGCGTGTCCATCCCGATGCCTCCCATGGACGTGCTGCGCATCGGAGAACAGATGCAGTACAAAGCCGAAGAGAATCTCTACCTCGTCCTCTTCTTCGACAACAAGCGCAGCTG GCAGTGGCTTCCTAGATCCAAGATGGTTCCCCTGGGAATGGACAAGACCATAGACAAGATCAAGATGATGGAGGGACGCACGTCCAGCATTCGCAAGGCCGTCCAGGTCGCCTACAGCCGCGCCATAAACCACCTGAGCATCGTGCAGGACGAGCCGGTCAGCGACCTCAGCGACGTGGACTGA
- the LOC120817154 gene encoding bromodomain-containing protein 1 isoform X5, which produces MTSGVTPTRSARMKKKARQHRVAVPQRPPSPIKPSPNKQILTYAQAQRMVEFAVDGRLHRISIYDQLDVVSDDDPMVQEMMECTSNKENAEKPPQQVLVRSVRLKNNQEKRNAALGINAHGEGGGHQAASNAAPKLQEPKFRTVEYNLPAVPKPSAAFYKYAEKTEEELDEETEYDMDEEDYAWLDLVNDKRRSEGVSQVSHNVFEFLVDRFEKELHLESLDQSGEKQAPVDEDAVCCICGDGECHNGNAILFCDLCNAAVHQECYGVPYIPEGQWLCRHCLQAPARPADCILCPNKGGAVKKTDDGRWGHVVCALWVPEVGFSNTTFIEPIDGVGQIPPARWKLTCYLCKEKGVGACIQCHRANCYTAFHVSCAQKAGLFMKMEPIKDVTDAGEPTFSVKKTAYCGAHTPSGCVRRPLTIYDAGKPRNGLCKKVDKGRAVGKRQSKGKKKSSKRPEPEPEAAILAAVPSFPVHRLQTILNQVSVQKKRAFVELVLNYWTLKRQSRNGLPLIRCLQTSMLSQKNAQPVCSSRQCEEESRALKDQLKEWHRLRHDLERARLLLELIRKREKLKREEIKLQETLLEMQLSPFSILLRALLDQLQTKDQAKIFTQAVDVDEVPDYLDHIKHPMDFSTMRQRIDTQAYNNFDQFENDFNLIVDNCMKYNSKDTYFYRAAVRLRDQGGSLLRKARRDVEKIGFDSESGVHLAEAPEIKAPTSFSWEDVDRLLAPANRQHLPLDQQLQQLLEKFDLTCSMKSSPSRSKRLKLLKKTINDVRNEMSLKRVLPSGHHHHHHHHHHHHQHHHHHHHSTPSTSSCSSSAVSHPVLSTPKEEGTKLNGHFPDDEVDKSLPPKLEPSDSIPPLIHSGTDPGPPTLRPVDAAPDCEDGHPSGFAKFDGEAPELLCSTPSRLNGHSLDGLRASLLDGDVSVVATSTLAEPACSVNRRTAVLFRKSKAAGPHKLPARSRAGEGLGGADGKGPPSTQEGEEKEKEEEKEQEAGEGAQLGFLSVVIPRLETLLHSKKRKHGSGGSSRDSKEEEAEEQRGEGEQEEEGESPVKRLDTGLSSGFLEVVEEEEPVGSNGAGRATEPRRRCASESSISSCSSLPGSTSTVLSLPKCGKGKPALVRRNTVDDKSELIACIETGNFAKAARIAAGAVEFGY; this is translated from the exons AGGCGCAGCGCATGGTGGAGTTCGCCGTCGACGGCCGCCTCCATCGGATCAGCATCTACGACCAGCTGGACGTGGTCTCGGACGACGACCCCATGGTGCAGGAGATGATGGAGTGCACCAGCAATAAGGAGAACGCGGAGAAACCACCGCAGCAGGTCCTCGTGAGGTCAGTCCGgctaaaaaacaaccaggaGAAGCGAAACGCTGCCCTGGGCATCAACGCTCACGGAGAGGGAGGCGGACACCAGGCGGCCAGCAATGCCGCTCCGAAGCTTCAAGAGCCCAAATTCCGCACGGTGGAATACAACCTACCCGCGGTTCCTAAACCCTCAGCTGCCTTTTACAAATATGCAGAGAAGACTGAGGAGGAACTGGATGAGGAGACAGAGTACGACATGGACGAGGAAGACTACGCCTGGCTGGACTTGGTCAACGACAAGCGGAGAAGCGAAGGCGTCAGTCAGGTTTCCCACAACGTCTTCGAGTTCCTCGTCGACCGCTTCGAGAAAGAGCTGCACCTGGAGAGCCTGGACCAGAGCGGCGAGAAGCAAGCGCCCGTGGACGAGGACGCCGTCTGCTGCATCTGCGGCGACGGCGAGTGCCACAACGGCAACGCCATCCTGTTTTGCGACCTGTGCAACGCGGCGGTGCACCAGGAGTGCTACGGCGTGCCCTACATCCCCGAGGGCCAGTGGCTGTGCAGGCACTGCCTCCAGGCGCCCGCGCGGCCCGCCGACTGCATCCTCTGCCCCAACAAGGGCGGCGCGGTGAAGAAGACGGACGACGGCCGCTGGGGCCACGTGGTGTGCGCCCTCTGGGTCCCCGAGGTGGGCTTCTCCAACACCACCTTCATCGAGCCCATCGACGGCGTCGGCCAAATCCCCCCGGCGCGCTGGAAGCTCACCTGCTACCTGTGCAAGGAGAAGGGCGTCGGCGCGTGCATCCAGTGCCACCGGGCCAACTGTTACACCGCCTTCCACGTCAGCTGCGCCCAGAAGGCCGGCCTCTTCATGAAGATGGAGCCGATCAAAGATGTGACGGACGCCGGGGAGCCCACGTTCTCGGTGAAAAAGACGGCCTACTGCGGAGCTCACACCCCCAGCGGGTGCGTCAGGAGGCCGCTGACCATCTACGACGCCGGCAAACCCAGAAACGGACTGTGTAAGAAGGTGGACAAAGGGCGCGCCGTCGGTAAGCGGCAGTccaaaggaaagaagaagagcagcaagAGGCCCGAGCCTGAACCCGAAGCCGCGATCCTCGCCGCTGTGCCTTCGTTTCCTGTTCACAG GTTACAGACCATTCTGAACCAGGTGTCGGTTCAGAAGAAGAGGGCGTTTGTGGAGCTGGTCCTAAATTACTGGACATTAAAGAGGCAGTCCAGGAACGGGCTTCCCCTCATCAGATGCCTTCAGACCAGCATGCTGTCTCAGAAGAATGCGCAACCGGTTTGTTCATCT CGGCAGtgcgaggaggagagcagggccCTGAAGGACCAGCTGAAGGAGTGGCACCGCCTCCGACACGACCTGGAGAGAGcccggctgctgctggagctgatccGCAAGAGGGAGAAGCTCAAGAGGGAAGAG ATCAAACTGCAGGAGACCCTCCTAGAGATGCAGTTGAGTCCCTTCAGCATATTGCTCAGAGCCCTGTTGGACCAGCTGCAGACAAAAGACCAAGCCAAGATCTTCACCCAGGCGGTGGATGTCGATGAG GTCCCCGACTACCTCGACCACATCAAGCACCCAATGGACTTCTCCACCATGCGGCAGCGCATCGACACACAGGCCTACAACAACTTTGACCAGTTTGAGAACGACTTCAACCTCATAGTTGACAATTGCATGAAATATAACTCAAAGGACACCTATTTCTACCGGGCCGCTGTTCGCCTCCGAGACCAGGGCGGGTCCCTGCTCAGAAAGGCCCGGCGAGACGTGGAGAAAATCGGCTTTGACTCGGAGAGCGGAGTGCACCTGGCCGAAGCGCCGGAAATCAAGGCGCCAACATCCTTTTCTTGGGAGGACG TGGACCGCCTACTGGCGCCGGCCAATCGGCAGCACCTGCCTCTggaccagcagctgcagcagctcctggagAAGTTTGACCTGACCTGCTCCATGAAGTCCAGCCCCTCTCGCAGCAAGCGCCTGAAGCTACTCAAAAAGACCATCAACGACGTGCGCAACGAAATGAGCCTAAAGAGAGTCCTGCCCTccggccaccaccaccaccaccaccatcatcaccaccaccaccaacaccaccatcaccaccaccattcGACTCCTTCCACTTCGTCATGCTCCTCATCAGCTGTCTCACACCCGGTGTTGAGTACACCAAAAGAAGAGGGAACGAAGCTCAATGGACATTTTCCAGATGACGAGG TAGACAAGTCTCTTCCTCCCAAGCTGGAGCCTTCGGACTCCATCCCCCCACTCATCCACTCGGGCACCGACCCCGGGCCCCCCACCCTCAGACCCGTCGACGCCGCCCCGGACTGCGAGGACGGGCACCCGAGCGGCTTCGCCAAGTTCGATGGGGAGGCGCCCGAGCTGCTGTGCTCCACCCCCTCCCGCCTCAATGGCCACTCCCTCGACGGCCTCCGGGCCTCGCTGCTGGACGGGGACGTCAGCGTGGTCGCCACGTCGACCCTGGCGGAGCCCGCGTGCAGCGTTAACCGCCGGACAGCCGTGCTCTTCCGCAAGTCGAAGGCCGCCGGCCCCCACAAGCTGCCCGCGAGGAGCAGGGCTGGCGAGGGGCTCGGCGGAGCCGACGGGAAGGGGCCCCCCTCCacgcaggagggggaggagaaggagaaggaggaggaaaaggagcagGAGGCTGGGGAAGGCGCGCAGCTGGGCTTCCTGTCCGTGGTCATACCCAGGCTGGAGACGCTGCTGCACAGCAAGAAGAGGAAGCacggcagcggcggcagcagccgGGACAgcaaggaggaagaggcggaggagcagcgaggagagggggagcaggaagaagagggggagtCGCCCGTGAAGCGGCTCGACACCG GCTTGTCGAGCGGTTTCCTGGAGGtggtcgaggaggaggagccggtcGGCTCCAACGGGGCCGGTCGAGCCACCGAGCCGCGGAGGCGCTGCGCCTCGGAGTCGTCCATCTCCTCGTGCAGCAGCCTGCCGGGAAGCACCAG CACTGTTCTCAGCCTTCCAAAATGTGGGAAGGGGAAACCAGCCCTGGTCCGGAGGAACACTGTGGACGATAAGAGCGAATTAATCGCCTGCATCGAAACCGGGAACTTTGCAAAAGCTGCTCGAATCGCTGCCG GAGCTGTCGAATTTGGCTATTGA
- the LOC120817154 gene encoding bromodomain-containing protein 1 isoform X3, which produces MKKKARQHRVAVPQRPPSPIKPSPNKQILTYAQAQRMVEFAVDGRLHRISIYDQLDVVSDDDPMVQEMMECTSNKENAEKPPQQVLVRSVRLKNNQEKRNAALGINAHGEGGGHQAASNAAPKLQEPKFRTVEYNLPAVPKPSAAFYKYAEKTEEELDEETEYDMDEEDYAWLDLVNDKRRSEGVSQVSHNVFEFLVDRFEKELHLESLDQSGEKQAPVDEDAVCCICGDGECHNGNAILFCDLCNAAVHQECYGVPYIPEGQWLCRHCLQAPARPADCILCPNKGGAVKKTDDGRWGHVVCALWVPEVGFSNTTFIEPIDGVGQIPPARWKLTCYLCKEKGVGACIQCHRANCYTAFHVSCAQKAGLFMKMEPIKDVTDAGEPTFSVKKTAYCGAHTPSGCVRRPLTIYDAGKPRNGLCKKVDKGRAVGKRQSKGKKKSSKRPEPEPEAAILAAVPSFPVHRLQTILNQVSVQKKRAFVELVLNYWTLKRQSRNGLPLIRCLQTSMLSQKNAQPVCSSRQCEEESRALKDQLKEWHRLRHDLERARLLLELIRKREKLKREEIKLQETLLEMQLSPFSILLRALLDQLQTKDQAKIFTQAVDVDEVPDYLDHIKHPMDFSTMRQRIDTQAYNNFDQFENDFNLIVDNCMKYNSKDTYFYRAAVRLRDQGGSLLRKARRDVEKIGFDSESGVHLAEAPEIKAPTSFSWEDVDRLLAPANRQHLPLDQQLQQLLEKFDLTCSMKSSPSRSKRLKLLKKTINDVRNEMSLKRVLPSGHHHHHHHHHHHHQHHHHHHHSTPSTSSCSSSAVSHPVLSTPKEEGTKLNGHFPDDEVDKSLPPKLEPSDSIPPLIHSGTDPGPPTLRPVDAAPDCEDGHPSGFAKFDGEAPELLCSTPSRLNGHSLDGLRASLLDGDVSVVATSTLAEPACSVNRRTAVLFRKSKAAGPHKLPARSRAGEGLGGADGKGPPSTQEGEEKEKEEEKEQEAGEGAQLGFLSVVIPRLETLLHSKKRKHGSGGSSRDSKEEEAEEQRGEGEQEEEGESPVKRLDTGLSSGFLEVVEEEEPVGSNGAGRATEPRRRCASESSISSCSSLPGSTSTVLSLPKCGKGKPALVRRNTVDDKSELIACIETGNFAKAARIAAEVGNSNIWMPASAATVALEPLKLVWAKCSGYPSYPALIVDPHMPRVGCQHNGVSIPMPPMDVLRIGEQMQYKAEENLYLVLFFDNKRSWQWLPRSKMVPLGMDKTIDKIKMMEGRTSSIRKAVQVAYSRAINHLSIVQDEPVSDLSDVD; this is translated from the exons AGGCGCAGCGCATGGTGGAGTTCGCCGTCGACGGCCGCCTCCATCGGATCAGCATCTACGACCAGCTGGACGTGGTCTCGGACGACGACCCCATGGTGCAGGAGATGATGGAGTGCACCAGCAATAAGGAGAACGCGGAGAAACCACCGCAGCAGGTCCTCGTGAGGTCAGTCCGgctaaaaaacaaccaggaGAAGCGAAACGCTGCCCTGGGCATCAACGCTCACGGAGAGGGAGGCGGACACCAGGCGGCCAGCAATGCCGCTCCGAAGCTTCAAGAGCCCAAATTCCGCACGGTGGAATACAACCTACCCGCGGTTCCTAAACCCTCAGCTGCCTTTTACAAATATGCAGAGAAGACTGAGGAGGAACTGGATGAGGAGACAGAGTACGACATGGACGAGGAAGACTACGCCTGGCTGGACTTGGTCAACGACAAGCGGAGAAGCGAAGGCGTCAGTCAGGTTTCCCACAACGTCTTCGAGTTCCTCGTCGACCGCTTCGAGAAAGAGCTGCACCTGGAGAGCCTGGACCAGAGCGGCGAGAAGCAAGCGCCCGTGGACGAGGACGCCGTCTGCTGCATCTGCGGCGACGGCGAGTGCCACAACGGCAACGCCATCCTGTTTTGCGACCTGTGCAACGCGGCGGTGCACCAGGAGTGCTACGGCGTGCCCTACATCCCCGAGGGCCAGTGGCTGTGCAGGCACTGCCTCCAGGCGCCCGCGCGGCCCGCCGACTGCATCCTCTGCCCCAACAAGGGCGGCGCGGTGAAGAAGACGGACGACGGCCGCTGGGGCCACGTGGTGTGCGCCCTCTGGGTCCCCGAGGTGGGCTTCTCCAACACCACCTTCATCGAGCCCATCGACGGCGTCGGCCAAATCCCCCCGGCGCGCTGGAAGCTCACCTGCTACCTGTGCAAGGAGAAGGGCGTCGGCGCGTGCATCCAGTGCCACCGGGCCAACTGTTACACCGCCTTCCACGTCAGCTGCGCCCAGAAGGCCGGCCTCTTCATGAAGATGGAGCCGATCAAAGATGTGACGGACGCCGGGGAGCCCACGTTCTCGGTGAAAAAGACGGCCTACTGCGGAGCTCACACCCCCAGCGGGTGCGTCAGGAGGCCGCTGACCATCTACGACGCCGGCAAACCCAGAAACGGACTGTGTAAGAAGGTGGACAAAGGGCGCGCCGTCGGTAAGCGGCAGTccaaaggaaagaagaagagcagcaagAGGCCCGAGCCTGAACCCGAAGCCGCGATCCTCGCCGCTGTGCCTTCGTTTCCTGTTCACAG GTTACAGACCATTCTGAACCAGGTGTCGGTTCAGAAGAAGAGGGCGTTTGTGGAGCTGGTCCTAAATTACTGGACATTAAAGAGGCAGTCCAGGAACGGGCTTCCCCTCATCAGATGCCTTCAGACCAGCATGCTGTCTCAGAAGAATGCGCAACCGGTTTGTTCATCT CGGCAGtgcgaggaggagagcagggccCTGAAGGACCAGCTGAAGGAGTGGCACCGCCTCCGACACGACCTGGAGAGAGcccggctgctgctggagctgatccGCAAGAGGGAGAAGCTCAAGAGGGAAGAG ATCAAACTGCAGGAGACCCTCCTAGAGATGCAGTTGAGTCCCTTCAGCATATTGCTCAGAGCCCTGTTGGACCAGCTGCAGACAAAAGACCAAGCCAAGATCTTCACCCAGGCGGTGGATGTCGATGAG GTCCCCGACTACCTCGACCACATCAAGCACCCAATGGACTTCTCCACCATGCGGCAGCGCATCGACACACAGGCCTACAACAACTTTGACCAGTTTGAGAACGACTTCAACCTCATAGTTGACAATTGCATGAAATATAACTCAAAGGACACCTATTTCTACCGGGCCGCTGTTCGCCTCCGAGACCAGGGCGGGTCCCTGCTCAGAAAGGCCCGGCGAGACGTGGAGAAAATCGGCTTTGACTCGGAGAGCGGAGTGCACCTGGCCGAAGCGCCGGAAATCAAGGCGCCAACATCCTTTTCTTGGGAGGACG TGGACCGCCTACTGGCGCCGGCCAATCGGCAGCACCTGCCTCTggaccagcagctgcagcagctcctggagAAGTTTGACCTGACCTGCTCCATGAAGTCCAGCCCCTCTCGCAGCAAGCGCCTGAAGCTACTCAAAAAGACCATCAACGACGTGCGCAACGAAATGAGCCTAAAGAGAGTCCTGCCCTccggccaccaccaccaccaccaccatcatcaccaccaccaccaacaccaccatcaccaccaccattcGACTCCTTCCACTTCGTCATGCTCCTCATCAGCTGTCTCACACCCGGTGTTGAGTACACCAAAAGAAGAGGGAACGAAGCTCAATGGACATTTTCCAGATGACGAGG TAGACAAGTCTCTTCCTCCCAAGCTGGAGCCTTCGGACTCCATCCCCCCACTCATCCACTCGGGCACCGACCCCGGGCCCCCCACCCTCAGACCCGTCGACGCCGCCCCGGACTGCGAGGACGGGCACCCGAGCGGCTTCGCCAAGTTCGATGGGGAGGCGCCCGAGCTGCTGTGCTCCACCCCCTCCCGCCTCAATGGCCACTCCCTCGACGGCCTCCGGGCCTCGCTGCTGGACGGGGACGTCAGCGTGGTCGCCACGTCGACCCTGGCGGAGCCCGCGTGCAGCGTTAACCGCCGGACAGCCGTGCTCTTCCGCAAGTCGAAGGCCGCCGGCCCCCACAAGCTGCCCGCGAGGAGCAGGGCTGGCGAGGGGCTCGGCGGAGCCGACGGGAAGGGGCCCCCCTCCacgcaggagggggaggagaaggagaaggaggaggaaaaggagcagGAGGCTGGGGAAGGCGCGCAGCTGGGCTTCCTGTCCGTGGTCATACCCAGGCTGGAGACGCTGCTGCACAGCAAGAAGAGGAAGCacggcagcggcggcagcagccgGGACAgcaaggaggaagaggcggaggagcagcgaggagagggggagcaggaagaagagggggagtCGCCCGTGAAGCGGCTCGACACCG GCTTGTCGAGCGGTTTCCTGGAGGtggtcgaggaggaggagccggtcGGCTCCAACGGGGCCGGTCGAGCCACCGAGCCGCGGAGGCGCTGCGCCTCGGAGTCGTCCATCTCCTCGTGCAGCAGCCTGCCGGGAAGCACCAG CACTGTTCTCAGCCTTCCAAAATGTGGGAAGGGGAAACCAGCCCTGGTCCGGAGGAACACTGTGGACGATAAGAGCGAATTAATCGCCTGCATCGAAACCGGGAACTTTGCAAAAGCTGCTCGAATCGCTGCCG AGGTTGGCAACAGCAATATTTGGATGCCCGCTAGTGCCGCAACAGTTGCATTGGAACCCCTGAAGCTAGTTTGGGCCAAATGTAGTGGATACCCTTCCTACCCGGCCTTG ATCGTCGACCCGCACATGCCGCGCGTGGGCTGCCAGCACAACGGCGTGTCCATCCCGATGCCTCCCATGGACGTGCTGCGCATCGGAGAACAGATGCAGTACAAAGCCGAAGAGAATCTCTACCTCGTCCTCTTCTTCGACAACAAGCGCAGCTG GCAGTGGCTTCCTAGATCCAAGATGGTTCCCCTGGGAATGGACAAGACCATAGACAAGATCAAGATGATGGAGGGACGCACGTCCAGCATTCGCAAGGCCGTCCAGGTCGCCTACAGCCGCGCCATAAACCACCTGAGCATCGTGCAGGACGAGCCGGTCAGCGACCTCAGCGACGTGGACTGA